A part of Variovorax sp. HW608 genomic DNA contains:
- a CDS encoding acyclic terpene utilization AtuA family protein, whose translation MTESTSKDKVVRIGGASGFWGDSMVAAPQLVGRGEIDYLVFDYLAETTMAILASARARKPEMGYATDFVDIAMKSVLAEVKRRGIKVISNAGGINPQGCADALRALAQAEGIELRIAVVEGDDVAAQMPALRERGVTDMFTGEPLPEKVLSANAYLGALPIAAALDAGAEVIITGRCVDSAVTLGALMHEFGWKPGDYDLLASGSLAGHIIECGCQATGGLHTDWEEIPDWAHMGYPVVECHADGSFVVTKPPGTGGKVIRAGVAEQMLYEIGDPGAYFLPDVTCDFREVTIEQQGVDRVRVSPAKGRAPLPTYKVSATQLDGFRCAGSMVVVGIDAEKKARRTAEAIIERTSEILRDSGQAPFTSTYVEVIGSESLYGPHARTPAVREVMMRVVANHPQKAALAMFAREIAPSGTSWAPGTTSPGGGRPAVSPLIKPFAFPLDKRAVPVSYVLDGKRHAVDVPAETGNALNEDRAPVPSAYVESGEDQEEVRLVELAWARSGDKGNLSNIGLVARKADWLPLLWSRVTPERVRAYFDHLVHGKVERFYLPGSASMNLLLHEALDGGGPSSMRMDPLGKGMGQMLLDMTVPVPRSFADELRR comes from the coding sequence ATGACTGAATCCACAAGCAAAGACAAGGTCGTTCGAATCGGGGGTGCCTCCGGCTTCTGGGGCGACAGCATGGTGGCCGCACCCCAATTGGTCGGGCGTGGAGAGATCGACTACCTGGTCTTCGACTATCTGGCCGAGACGACCATGGCGATCCTCGCGTCGGCGCGCGCCAGGAAACCGGAGATGGGCTACGCGACCGACTTCGTGGACATTGCGATGAAGTCGGTGCTTGCCGAAGTGAAGAGGCGCGGCATCAAGGTCATCAGCAACGCCGGCGGCATCAACCCGCAAGGGTGTGCCGACGCACTGCGGGCGCTGGCCCAGGCGGAAGGGATCGAGCTTCGCATCGCGGTGGTGGAAGGCGACGACGTCGCCGCGCAAATGCCTGCTCTGCGCGAGCGTGGCGTCACCGACATGTTCACTGGAGAGCCGTTGCCCGAGAAGGTCCTGAGCGCCAACGCCTACCTTGGCGCCTTGCCCATCGCGGCGGCCCTGGACGCGGGGGCCGAAGTGATCATCACCGGCCGCTGCGTGGACAGCGCCGTGACACTGGGCGCGCTCATGCACGAGTTCGGCTGGAAACCGGGCGACTACGATCTGCTGGCCTCCGGCAGCCTGGCCGGCCACATCATCGAATGCGGCTGCCAGGCGACGGGCGGACTGCATACCGACTGGGAGGAGATCCCGGACTGGGCGCACATGGGCTATCCGGTCGTCGAATGCCACGCCGACGGCAGCTTCGTGGTGACCAAGCCGCCGGGCACCGGCGGCAAGGTGATTCGCGCCGGCGTCGCCGAGCAGATGCTCTACGAGATCGGTGATCCCGGGGCCTATTTCCTGCCCGACGTCACATGTGACTTCCGCGAGGTGACCATCGAACAGCAGGGCGTCGACCGCGTGCGCGTCAGCCCCGCCAAGGGGCGGGCTCCCCTGCCCACCTACAAGGTCTCGGCAACGCAGCTGGATGGATTTCGCTGCGCCGGAAGCATGGTCGTGGTGGGGATCGATGCCGAGAAGAAGGCGCGGCGCACGGCCGAGGCCATCATCGAGCGCACCAGCGAGATCCTGCGCGACAGCGGCCAGGCGCCTTTCACGTCGACCTACGTCGAGGTCATCGGGTCCGAGTCGCTCTATGGACCCCATGCACGGACGCCGGCCGTGCGCGAGGTCATGATGCGCGTGGTGGCCAACCATCCGCAGAAGGCCGCGCTGGCCATGTTTGCGCGCGAGATCGCTCCCTCGGGCACCTCGTGGGCGCCGGGCACGACCAGCCCGGGCGGAGGCCGTCCTGCGGTGTCTCCCCTGATCAAGCCATTTGCCTTTCCGCTGGACAAGCGGGCAGTGCCTGTTTCGTATGTGCTCGATGGGAAGCGGCACGCCGTCGATGTGCCCGCCGAGACGGGAAACGCACTGAACGAGGATCGCGCTCCTGTGCCGTCCGCCTACGTCGAATCCGGAGAGGATCAGGAAGAGGTGCGGCTCGTCGAGCTCGCGTGGGCGCGCAGCGGCGACAAGGGGAATCTCTCGAACATCGGCCTCGTGGCACGCAAGGCAGACTGGTTGCCGCTGCTCTGGAGCCGGGTGACCCCCGAGCGGGTGCGTGCGTACTTCGATCATCTGGTGCACGGGAAGGTCGAACGCTTCTATCTGCCGGGCTCGGCGTCGATGAACCTGCTGCTGCATGAAGCGCTCGACGGCGGGGGGCCCTCCTCCATGCGCATGGATCCACTGGGAAAAGGCATGGGGCAGATGCTCCTGGACATGACTGTCCCGGTCCCGCGCAGCTTCGCGGATGAGCTGCGCAGATAG
- a CDS encoding class I adenylate-forming enzyme family protein, whose translation MHITSNASHLPDTLYAALQDAAQRYPGVAAYIDSDQAHRFAEMQAAADLLATAMLRLGLSRGDRIAILAYNQIEWLQLFFAAARIGVAVVALSPRYRDAEIEYMLADSRVRAVFTMSRAEDFDYLAMFEHLSARLSELRDVIAIGGVRFRELAAVAPDPFRLASAAQDVSPDDLAMVIYTSGTTGRPKGCALTHASLLASARAQARHTRIQPGELLQLSNPLNHVGGITCGVLSQMVAGGSCELVPVFKAKTVLDMIRRRPPAILVGVPTMMTLLLTHPEAPQIDLNTVRLIITGGSNVDQTLLSHLRQRMPRATVMNLYGLSEASGALVMTPWACSDRNLMETIGTALQGAEVRITDPGGRALSPGQIGELQFRGLGVVRDYIGAASNPDAFAGGWLRTGDLGSMDERGYITLKGRMKDMYIQGGFNVYPAEVEALIATHPNVLMVAGIGIPDPVLGEVGRYFVIPKEGCQLDAAEIVAWCTGKIADYKLPRQVELRTQLPLTPAGKIHKAQLRAETAQSAMH comes from the coding sequence ATGCACATCACATCCAATGCCTCGCACCTTCCCGATACGCTCTATGCGGCTTTGCAGGACGCGGCTCAGCGATACCCCGGCGTGGCGGCCTATATCGATTCGGATCAGGCCCATCGGTTTGCTGAGATGCAGGCAGCAGCCGACCTGCTTGCAACAGCCATGCTCCGCCTGGGACTGAGCCGGGGTGACCGCATTGCGATCCTCGCGTACAACCAGATCGAATGGCTGCAGCTCTTCTTCGCAGCCGCGCGCATCGGTGTCGCCGTGGTCGCCCTCAGTCCCCGATACAGGGATGCGGAGATCGAGTACATGCTCGCCGACAGTCGCGTTCGCGCCGTCTTCACCATGTCTCGCGCCGAGGACTTCGACTACCTCGCGATGTTCGAGCACTTGTCTGCACGGCTGTCCGAGCTGCGCGACGTCATCGCCATCGGAGGCGTACGGTTCCGCGAGCTGGCCGCCGTGGCGCCCGATCCGTTCCGGCTGGCCAGCGCGGCGCAGGACGTTTCGCCGGATGACCTTGCCATGGTCATCTACACCTCCGGAACGACGGGCCGCCCGAAGGGCTGCGCGCTGACCCACGCGAGTCTGCTCGCCTCCGCACGCGCTCAAGCGCGCCACACGCGCATCCAGCCGGGCGAACTGTTGCAACTCTCGAACCCCTTGAATCACGTGGGGGGAATCACCTGCGGGGTGCTGTCCCAGATGGTCGCGGGAGGAAGCTGCGAGCTGGTGCCGGTGTTCAAGGCGAAGACAGTGCTCGACATGATCCGACGCCGTCCACCGGCGATCCTGGTCGGCGTGCCGACGATGATGACGCTGCTGCTCACGCACCCCGAAGCACCGCAGATCGACCTGAATACGGTGCGGCTCATCATCACCGGAGGATCCAACGTCGATCAGACGCTTCTGTCGCACCTGCGCCAACGAATGCCCCGCGCGACGGTCATGAACCTTTACGGCCTGTCGGAGGCGTCGGGCGCCCTGGTGATGACGCCATGGGCCTGCTCCGATCGGAATCTCATGGAGACCATCGGCACCGCGCTGCAGGGGGCCGAAGTGCGAATCACGGATCCCGGCGGCCGTGCGCTCTCACCCGGCCAGATCGGCGAACTGCAGTTTCGCGGCCTGGGGGTGGTGCGGGACTACATTGGCGCCGCGTCGAATCCGGACGCATTCGCGGGCGGCTGGCTTCGGACGGGCGACCTGGGTTCGATGGATGAGCGCGGCTACATCACGTTGAAGGGCCGGATGAAGGACATGTACATCCAGGGTGGATTCAACGTGTACCCGGCCGAGGTTGAGGCGCTCATCGCCACACACCCGAATGTGCTGATGGTTGCGGGCATCGGCATTCCCGATCCCGTGCTTGGCGAGGTCGGCCGCTACTTCGTGATCCCCAAGGAAGGCTGCCAGCTCGATGCCGCGGAGATCGTCGCCTGGTGTACGGGCAAGATCGCGGACTACAAGTTGCCAAGGCAGGTCGAGCTGCGCACGCAGTTGCCGCTGACGCCAGCCGGCAAGATTCACAAGGCGCAACTGCGCGCCGAAACTGCCCAGTCCGCGATGCATTGA
- a CDS encoding TIGR03084 family metal-binding protein, with protein MKDTATDLRAEYRELADLCRTLTPAQWRLQSAFYGWTPWDEVAHLCFFDETALLAATDAKAFARDTVALNAMLDTGKEISAIAREKYGHLGGAALLAHWEPIAIRLVDVLAALDPKARLPWYGPTMSARSFATARLMETWAHGQDVWDVVRRRRPLTGRLRHIAHIGVTTFGWTFVNRKLPVPEVMPFIELQAPDGSAWRWGDPASSESVRGSALDFCLVVTQRRNLADADLRCTEGSATQWLSIAQCFAGPPADPPVPGVRKVVYDVA; from the coding sequence ATGAAGGACACTGCCACCGACCTCCGCGCCGAATACCGCGAACTCGCCGACCTCTGCCGCACGCTCACGCCCGCCCAATGGCGCCTGCAAAGTGCGTTCTACGGCTGGACGCCGTGGGATGAGGTCGCCCATCTCTGCTTCTTCGACGAGACCGCGCTGCTGGCCGCCACGGATGCGAAGGCTTTCGCCCGCGACACCGTCGCGCTGAACGCCATGCTGGACACCGGCAAGGAGATCAGCGCCATTGCGCGCGAGAAGTACGGCCACCTGGGCGGCGCGGCATTGCTCGCGCACTGGGAGCCGATCGCGATACGGCTCGTCGACGTGCTCGCGGCCCTCGACCCGAAGGCGCGCCTGCCGTGGTATGGCCCGACGATGAGCGCGCGCTCGTTCGCCACCGCACGCCTCATGGAGACCTGGGCCCACGGGCAGGATGTATGGGACGTGGTGCGCCGCCGGCGTCCGCTGACAGGCCGGCTCAGGCACATCGCACACATCGGCGTCACGACCTTCGGCTGGACCTTCGTCAATCGCAAGCTGCCGGTTCCGGAGGTCATGCCTTTCATCGAACTGCAGGCACCGGATGGCAGCGCCTGGCGCTGGGGCGATCCCGCGTCGAGCGAATCGGTGCGCGGCTCGGCGCTCGACTTCTGTCTCGTCGTCACGCAAAGGCGCAATCTCGCCGACGCGGACCTGCGATGCACGGAAGGCAGTGCAACGCAATGGCTCTCGATCGCGCAGTGCTTTGCGGGTCCGCCGGCCGATCCGCCGGTACCCGGCGTGCGCAAGGTGGTCTACGACGTCGCATGA
- a CDS encoding phosphatidylglycerol lysyltransferase domain-containing protein, producing the protein MTGLPLALEMQAPIEAALSRLREGSAEQCLSDRTFSNLYLFRDAHDYRYLPGEWPCISGRTYDGVRHLMPLFSPADAPVDVLRELLRGHDCLYPLARCDAQRLPPGLFSQTDSPDDADYLYAARQFTDYPGRALAHKRSQIRQLLGAHRLHAKPFDESHCTAAQEVLQGWMRQKGKSAGEADEQACIEAIAHAARLGLEGFVHFADGLPVGFVLAQALQPRVYAMRFAKGLDTHIGIYPYMFQHFCRNFTRPVDWLNFEQDMGLAGFRRSKRSYGPAALIPKLRVRLRG; encoded by the coding sequence ATGACGGGCCTTCCGCTGGCGCTCGAGATGCAGGCGCCGATCGAGGCGGCGCTCTCACGCCTGCGCGAGGGCAGCGCCGAGCAGTGCCTGTCGGATCGCACCTTCTCGAATCTCTATCTGTTCCGCGACGCGCACGACTATCGCTACCTGCCGGGCGAGTGGCCTTGCATTTCAGGCCGGACCTATGACGGCGTGCGGCACCTGATGCCCTTGTTTTCGCCGGCCGATGCGCCGGTCGATGTGCTGCGTGAGCTGCTCCGCGGACATGACTGCCTCTACCCGCTCGCGCGGTGCGATGCACAGAGGCTGCCGCCGGGTCTCTTCAGCCAGACCGACTCGCCCGACGACGCCGACTATCTCTACGCCGCCCGGCAATTCACCGACTACCCGGGCCGGGCATTGGCGCACAAGCGCAGCCAGATCCGCCAACTGCTCGGTGCACATCGCCTGCATGCGAAGCCCTTCGATGAATCGCACTGCACGGCGGCGCAAGAGGTGCTGCAAGGCTGGATGAGGCAGAAGGGAAAGTCGGCGGGAGAAGCCGACGAACAGGCCTGCATCGAGGCGATCGCCCATGCCGCGCGCCTCGGCCTCGAAGGCTTCGTGCACTTCGCGGACGGCCTGCCCGTGGGCTTCGTGCTCGCGCAGGCGCTTCAGCCCCGCGTCTACGCAATGCGCTTCGCCAAGGGCCTGGATACGCACATCGGCATCTATCCCTACATGTTCCAGCACTTCTGCCGGAACTTCACGCGTCCTGTCGACTGGCTCAACTTCGAGCAGGACATGGGCCTTGCGGGCTTCCGGCGCAGCAAGCGGTCCTATGGACCCGCGGCGCTCATTCCCAAGCTGCGGGTCCGCCTGCGCGGCTGA
- a CDS encoding acyl-CoA carboxylase subunit beta, protein MATIESTISPGSEAFKANREGMLALIERVHGYEQRTVNASARSRERFEKRGQLLPRERLSLLLDPGTPFLEISSLAGLGLDNPDMEKSVPGGGVIGGIGWVSGVRVMINASDSGIDAGALQPMGIPKQLRIQELALENKLPYVQLVESAGANLMTYKVEEFVTGGNLFRNLARMSAAGLPVITVTHGSSTAGGAYQTGLSDHIVMVRGRSRAFLAGPPLLKAATGEIATEEELGGAVMHTSISGLGDYLAEDDRDAIRIAREILAHIDWNRDMPLEPPRRFKPPRYDAEELLGIMPMDPKRPVDMKQVIARIADDSKFLEFGENYGSATVCGHIKIEGLPLAIITNNGPIDPAGATKATHFIQACCQAKTPILYLNNTTGFMVGRAYEEGGIIKHGSKMIQAVTNATVPQITIYCGASFGAGNYGMCGRGFHPRFCFSWPNAKTAVMGGEQAAQTMVNVTEAAMKRKGGEVDREKLQEMERRIIDRFDSQMSVFTTSAHVLDDGVIDPRDTRAVLAKVLSICRDAELRQPQKMQFSVARP, encoded by the coding sequence ATGGCCACCATCGAATCGACCATCTCCCCAGGCAGCGAGGCCTTCAAGGCCAATCGCGAAGGCATGCTGGCGCTGATCGAGCGCGTGCACGGCTACGAACAGCGCACCGTCAATGCCTCTGCCAGGTCGCGTGAACGCTTCGAGAAGCGGGGCCAGCTGCTGCCGCGTGAGCGCCTGTCGCTGCTGCTCGATCCGGGCACGCCGTTCCTCGAGATTTCCTCCCTTGCAGGCCTTGGTCTGGACAACCCCGACATGGAGAAGAGCGTGCCCGGCGGTGGCGTGATCGGAGGCATCGGCTGGGTCTCGGGTGTGCGCGTGATGATCAATGCCTCCGACTCCGGCATCGATGCCGGCGCGCTGCAGCCCATGGGCATTCCGAAGCAGCTGCGCATCCAGGAGCTGGCGCTCGAGAACAAGCTGCCCTACGTGCAGCTGGTAGAAAGCGCGGGCGCCAACCTCATGACCTACAAGGTCGAGGAGTTCGTGACCGGCGGCAATCTGTTCCGCAACCTCGCGCGGATGTCGGCAGCGGGACTTCCGGTGATCACCGTCACGCACGGCTCTTCGACGGCCGGCGGCGCCTACCAGACGGGCCTGTCGGACCACATCGTGATGGTGCGCGGCCGCTCGCGGGCCTTCCTTGCCGGGCCGCCGCTGCTCAAGGCCGCCACGGGCGAGATCGCGACGGAAGAGGAACTCGGGGGCGCCGTGATGCACACGTCGATCTCCGGGCTTGGCGACTACCTCGCGGAGGATGATCGCGACGCCATACGCATCGCGCGCGAGATCCTGGCACACATCGACTGGAACCGCGACATGCCGCTGGAGCCGCCTCGCCGCTTCAAGCCACCGCGCTACGACGCCGAGGAGCTTCTGGGCATCATGCCGATGGACCCCAAGCGCCCGGTCGACATGAAGCAGGTGATCGCGCGCATCGCCGACGACTCGAAGTTCCTCGAGTTCGGCGAGAACTACGGCAGCGCCACCGTCTGCGGCCACATCAAGATCGAAGGCCTTCCGCTGGCCATCATCACCAACAACGGTCCGATCGACCCGGCCGGCGCCACCAAGGCCACGCACTTCATCCAGGCCTGCTGCCAGGCGAAGACGCCGATCCTCTACCTCAACAACACGACCGGCTTCATGGTCGGCAGGGCCTACGAGGAGGGCGGCATCATCAAGCACGGCTCGAAGATGATCCAGGCGGTGACCAATGCCACCGTGCCGCAGATCACGATCTACTGCGGCGCCTCGTTCGGCGCGGGCAACTATGGCATGTGCGGTCGCGGCTTCCATCCGCGCTTCTGCTTCTCGTGGCCGAACGCGAAGACAGCGGTGATGGGCGGCGAGCAGGCGGCACAGACCATGGTCAACGTGACCGAGGCCGCGATGAAGCGCAAGGGCGGCGAGGTCGACCGCGAGAAGCTGCAGGAAATGGAGCGCCGCATCATCGACCGCTTCGACAGCCAGATGAGCGTCTTCACGACCAGTGCGCACGTCCTTGACGATGGCGTGATCGATCCGCGGGACACGCGTGCGGTGCTCGCCAAGGTGCTCTCGATCTGCCGCGACGCCGAGCTGCGCCAGCCGCAGAAGATGCAGTTCTCGGTCGCCCGGCCCTGA
- a CDS encoding acetyl-CoA carboxylase biotin carboxylase subunit: MTAPTSYATPFHKILIANRGEIALRVIRSARALGYRTVAVYSTADAGARHVQEADQAVCIGEPLPAQSYLRIPAIIEAAKLTGADAVHPGYGFLAENEDFAQACRDAGLVFIGPSPEAIVSMGNKAGAKSLMQAAGVPCIPGYQGEDQSEERLAQEATRIGFPVMIKATAGGGGRGMRLVSSAREFPGLLRSARSEAQSAFGDPEVILERAITLPRHIEIQIFADRHGNAIHLGERDCSVQRRHQKVVEEAPSPAVDAELRARMGATAVAAVKAIRYEGAGTLEFLLDREGNFYFMEMNTRLQVEHPVTEAITGLDLVELQLRVAAGEPLPIAQADVRFSGHAIEVRLCAEDADRGFMPQSGTVALWKMPAQLRVEDALRSGSEVPSFYDSMIAKLISHGRTRDEARRKLASGLEDAVVLGVTTNQAFLRSCLLHPVFAAGGATTAFIGQHQDALLAPDVQARERAAALVSVLLHETTGDGRHRPPGRRMPHKLPISLRFDLGGTVRNASVTLGSHRNFDVTIDGRTFVVELASLSDDAVRFVCDGVLEGAAYHRDGATLLIQYRGLALRVEDKTRAASARQGESGGDGKLRASMNGRVVAVLADIGQLVQAGQPIVTLEAMKMEHVHTAPVSGKLTAVHVATGEQVAAGRVVAEIEAIAQEGLASFDERRKNRHGPAVEHTDPTA, from the coding sequence ATGACCGCCCCAACCTCATACGCGACGCCGTTCCACAAGATCCTGATCGCCAACCGCGGCGAGATCGCACTGCGCGTGATCCGCAGCGCACGCGCGCTCGGCTACCGCACGGTGGCCGTGTACTCGACCGCCGACGCCGGCGCGCGCCACGTGCAGGAGGCCGACCAGGCCGTCTGCATCGGCGAGCCGCTGCCGGCGCAGTCGTACCTGCGCATCCCGGCCATCATCGAGGCGGCGAAGCTCACCGGCGCCGATGCGGTGCACCCGGGCTACGGCTTCCTCGCGGAGAACGAGGACTTCGCGCAGGCCTGCAGGGACGCAGGCCTGGTCTTCATCGGCCCTTCGCCCGAGGCCATCGTCTCGATGGGCAACAAGGCCGGTGCCAAGTCGCTGATGCAGGCGGCCGGCGTGCCCTGCATTCCCGGCTACCAGGGCGAGGACCAGAGCGAGGAGCGGCTCGCGCAGGAGGCCACGCGCATCGGCTTCCCGGTGATGATCAAGGCCACGGCCGGCGGCGGCGGCCGCGGCATGCGGCTCGTGTCGTCGGCCAGGGAGTTCCCGGGCCTGCTGCGCAGCGCACGCTCCGAGGCGCAGAGCGCCTTCGGCGATCCGGAAGTGATCCTCGAGCGCGCGATCACCCTGCCGCGCCACATCGAGATCCAGATCTTCGCGGACCGACACGGCAACGCGATCCACCTCGGCGAGCGCGACTGCTCGGTGCAGCGACGGCACCAGAAGGTGGTCGAGGAAGCGCCTTCGCCCGCGGTCGATGCCGAGTTGCGCGCACGCATGGGCGCGACCGCGGTGGCCGCCGTCAAGGCGATTCGCTACGAGGGTGCAGGGACGCTCGAATTCCTGCTCGACCGCGAAGGCAACTTCTATTTCATGGAGATGAACACACGGCTCCAGGTGGAGCATCCGGTGACCGAGGCGATCACCGGGCTCGACCTCGTGGAGCTGCAACTGCGGGTTGCGGCTGGCGAGCCGCTGCCGATTGCACAGGCGGACGTCCGCTTCTCGGGCCACGCGATCGAAGTGCGCCTGTGCGCGGAGGACGCCGACAGGGGCTTCATGCCGCAAAGTGGCACCGTTGCGCTCTGGAAGATGCCCGCGCAGTTGCGCGTGGAGGACGCCCTGCGTTCCGGCAGCGAAGTGCCGTCGTTCTACGACTCGATGATCGCCAAGCTCATCAGCCATGGCCGCACGCGCGACGAAGCACGCCGCAAGCTGGCCTCCGGCCTCGAAGATGCGGTGGTGCTCGGCGTGACGACCAATCAGGCCTTTCTGCGCAGTTGCCTGCTGCACCCGGTGTTTGCCGCCGGGGGCGCCACCACGGCGTTCATCGGCCAGCACCAGGATGCATTGCTCGCACCCGATGTGCAGGCGCGCGAAAGGGCGGCGGCGCTTGTATCGGTGCTGCTGCACGAAACCACCGGCGACGGGCGCCATCGGCCTCCGGGGCGGCGTATGCCGCACAAGCTGCCGATCTCGCTGCGCTTCGACCTCGGCGGCACGGTGCGCAACGCGAGCGTGACCCTCGGCAGCCATCGGAATTTCGATGTGACGATCGACGGCAGGACCTTCGTGGTCGAGCTTGCCTCGCTCTCCGACGATGCGGTGCGCTTCGTCTGCGACGGCGTGCTCGAAGGTGCCGCGTATCACCGCGACGGCGCGACACTGCTGATCCAGTACCGAGGCCTTGCGCTGCGCGTCGAAGACAAGACACGCGCCGCTTCGGCCCGCCAAGGCGAGAGCGGCGGCGACGGCAAGCTGCGGGCCTCGATGAACGGGCGCGTGGTCGCGGTCCTCGCCGATATCGGCCAACTCGTGCAGGCCGGCCAGCCGATCGTCACGCTGGAGGCGATGAAGATGGAACACGTCCACACCGCACCGGTGAGCGGCAAGCTCACGGCGGTGCATGTGGCGACCGGCGAGCAGGTCGCGGCCGGCCGCGTCGTTGCCGAAATCGAAGCGATCGCGCAAGAAGGCCTCGCCTCTTTCGACGAAAGGCGCAAGAACCGACATGGACCGGCCGTTGAACACACCGACCCGACGGCTTGA
- a CDS encoding AMP-binding protein, translating to MEDRTLIDGLKRQLHERPDAVAYRTGDHRLTFADVERLTSRIANAFVAMGVGRDSRVAVLTRHHTPTLLLTLAACKVGAVCMPVNWRLSGPEIAYILQNGEAPFLMADMAFIPTVRQADLPRVITLVCTEQSLDGLPSFESWYAEQSADFTPVEAEANDAALQLYSSGTTGLPKGIVLTHAGLISTSRVVSKEWEFDSRHVIGNPLPVFHVAGMTMLLLTLYTGGQTSAHSEFDPAAYIKAIGDHGITHTFIVPAMILFMLQSPDACRGDYRTLQVIAYGGSPVSETVLNQAFEAFGCKFLQVYGLTEVSGPATFLMPEDHRCGDAELLRSAGRPIGGGRLRIVDPISLEDLPEGETGEIWIESERNLKEYWRNPEATAAAYPEGRNANGGWFRSGDGGYLKNGYLFINDRIRDMIVSGGENIYPAEVENVLMRHPAVADGAIIGVPDETWGEAVKACVVPRPGSAVTPRDIIEFMRANLAHYKCPKSVDFVAELPRNPSGKILKRVLREPYWRGRSRAVG from the coding sequence ATGGAAGACCGTACGCTGATCGATGGCCTCAAGCGCCAGTTGCACGAGCGGCCGGATGCAGTGGCCTACCGAACGGGCGACCACCGTCTGACATTCGCCGACGTGGAGCGTCTGACCAGCCGCATCGCCAATGCGTTCGTGGCGATGGGCGTGGGGCGCGACAGTCGCGTGGCGGTGCTCACGAGGCATCACACGCCGACCCTGCTGTTGACACTGGCGGCCTGCAAGGTCGGCGCGGTCTGCATGCCGGTGAACTGGCGCCTGTCGGGCCCGGAGATCGCCTACATCCTGCAGAACGGCGAAGCGCCTTTCCTGATGGCCGACATGGCCTTCATTCCGACGGTGCGCCAGGCTGACCTGCCGCGCGTGATCACGCTGGTGTGCACGGAACAATCGCTCGACGGTCTCCCATCGTTCGAGAGCTGGTACGCGGAGCAATCGGCAGACTTCACGCCCGTCGAGGCCGAAGCGAACGACGCCGCGCTGCAGCTCTATTCCTCGGGCACGACCGGGCTGCCGAAAGGCATCGTGCTCACGCATGCGGGCCTCATCTCGACCTCGCGCGTGGTGTCGAAGGAATGGGAGTTCGACAGCCGCCACGTGATCGGCAACCCGCTGCCGGTGTTCCATGTCGCGGGCATGACCATGCTCTTGCTCACGCTCTACACCGGCGGGCAGACCTCGGCGCATTCGGAATTCGATCCGGCCGCATACATCAAAGCGATCGGCGATCACGGCATCACGCACACCTTCATCGTGCCGGCGATGATCCTCTTCATGCTGCAGTCGCCCGATGCATGCAGGGGCGACTACCGGACGCTGCAGGTCATTGCCTATGGCGGATCGCCGGTCAGCGAGACGGTGCTCAACCAGGCCTTCGAAGCCTTCGGCTGCAAGTTCCTGCAGGTCTACGGGCTCACCGAGGTCTCGGGGCCGGCCACCTTCCTGATGCCTGAAGATCATCGCTGCGGCGATGCCGAACTGCTGCGCTCCGCGGGGCGGCCGATCGGCGGGGGGCGGCTGCGCATCGTCGATCCGATCTCGCTCGAAGACCTGCCCGAGGGCGAGACCGGCGAGATCTGGATCGAGTCCGAGCGCAACCTCAAGGAGTACTGGCGCAACCCCGAAGCGACGGCGGCGGCGTACCCCGAAGGCCGCAACGCCAACGGCGGCTGGTTCCGGTCGGGCGATGGCGGCTACCTGAAGAACGGCTACCTGTTCATCAACGACCGCATCAGGGACATGATCGTCTCGGGCGGCGAGAACATCTATCCGGCCGAGGTCGAGAACGTGCTGATGCGCCACCCGGCCGTGGCCGACGGCGCGATCATCGGCGTGCCCGACGAGACCTGGGGCGAGGCGGTCAAGGCCTGCGTGGTGCCGCGTCCCGGCTCTGCGGTGACACCGCGCGACATCATCGAATTCATGCGCGCAAACCTCGCGCACTACAAGTGCCCGAAGTCGGTCGACTTCGTCGCCGAGCTGCCGCGCAACCCGAGCGGAAAGATCCTCAAGCGCGTGCTGCGCGAACCTTACTGGCGCGGCCGGTCCCGCGCTGTCGGCTGA